From the genome of Colletotrichum higginsianum IMI 349063 chromosome 4, whole genome shotgun sequence, one region includes:
- a CDS encoding Ethanolamine utilization protein, whose amino-acid sequence MADSASVAFIMSEPIVPLNIIKGAGHEFIPLPEGENATVADFHSIRTKTTSSPAHFTSGFYKIVAGPSRPAHYTFEETKYVLSGQIDILDEATGITHHLVPGDFAFFHVGSKVKFSTKSEGLAFYAVTRPVRVPHPNLQGREEDVRAKL is encoded by the exons ATGGCTGATTCTGCATCTGTAG CTTTCATTA TGTCTGAGCCCATAGTCCCTCTTAACATCATCAAGGGTGCCGGCCACGAGTTCATCCCCCTGCCTGAGGGTGAGAATGCAACGGTTGCCGATTTCCACTC AATCCGGACGAAAACCACCTCCTCCCCTGCTCATTTCACTTCCGGCTTTTACAAGATCGTCGCTGGGCCCTCTCGTCCCGCGCACTACACTTTCGAGGAAACCAAGTATGTCCTCAGTGGTCAGATAGATATCTTG GACGAGGCCACTGGCATCACGCATCACCTCGTTCCCGGAGacttcgccttcttccatGTGGGTTCGAAGGTCAAA TTCTCAACCAAATCCGAAGGTCTCGCCTTTTACGCAGTAACGCGGCCCGTCAGGGTTCCTCACCCCAACTTGCAGGGCCGAGAGGAGGACGTGAGGGCAAAGCTTTAA